From the Hydrogenispora ethanolica genome, the window GCGAAGCCAGCTTGGTCCGGATCTCCTCTTTATTCACCGCGATGTTACTGGCCGGCTTAAACAGCACCAGTATCAAAATACAAGTTAGTATGCTCGAAATCAGATTCGGAATGCCCATATACATGAACCAACCCAACCAGCTGAGCGCCTTTTGGGAGGCTTCAACCGCCAACGGATTGATCACGCTGTCGCCGGTTAAAAAGATCAACGACACCGGCACCGAGGAGGCGAACACGGTGAATCCAACCTTGATGGCGTCTTCCTTGGGCATTTTCGTGCTTTGGATAACGACGGCCATCACCGACATGATCAGGAAGGCCCGGGGCCAGGGGTGGGGAATCAAGAGGCTCAGGATAAAGGTAAGGGCAAAAATGGAGATGATGATGCTCCGGTAGGAACTGACAAATTTCAGAATAAAGGCGTAGGCGATCCGTTCCCCCAGGCCCGAGTTCTTGACCGCGCTGGCGATTAAATAAGCGCCGATCACCAGATACATGGTGGAGCCGCTCCAGGAATAGAAGACCTTGTCGACCGGGGCCACCTTAAAGATTACTAATAATGCCAGAAAGATACCGGACACATATCCGGATTGGGCAATTTGGAAGGCCCAAAACACCACGGTCATCAGGGTCAGGGCCAGACACATTTTTCCTTCGGCTCCCAAGCCTTGCAACGGAAGCGAATTGATAACGACGGCCACCAGTATGCCGATGATGAGTCCTAACGTTCTTTTGTTCATGCGACATCCTCCCGTTTTCAAAAATCTTTCGTCGAAGCCTTTTACAAAAAAGAGGAGGTGGGGTGCCTCCTCTTTTTAATTTTTACACGCCAAATCGCTTTAAGGGAACGGACTTCCATGACCCGGGGACGCCATTGCGAAACGGGCGGTCGACGCCTTGAAAGCCGTTCCCGATCGTAAAATCATTTCTTTAAGGGCGGGATCG encodes:
- a CDS encoding SLC13 family permease, with protein sequence MNKRTLGLIIGILVAVVINSLPLQGLGAEGKMCLALTLMTVVFWAFQIAQSGYVSGIFLALLVIFKVAPVDKVFYSWSGSTMYLVIGAYLIASAVKNSGLGERIAYAFILKFVSSYRSIIISIFALTFILSLLIPHPWPRAFLIMSVMAVVIQSTKMPKEDAIKVGFTVFASSVPVSLIFLTGDSVINPLAVEASQKALSWLGWFMYMGIPNLISSILTCILILVLFKPASNIAVNKEEIRTKLASLGKLTGKEIRTLIWLSIAILLWLTDSIHGINIGWITLIIAMFMSLPWIGEVLTPKNWGEVPIHVLLFLTAAMAIGKVGGVTGMNTWIANTILPPTVPHNIFILAAFIAAVSIVIHMLLGSVIAVMGVAIPALLVFTGPMGINPLVTTLLVYTAIAIHYIFPFQHLNMLVGQGEENGMYTQKETIRLGIPLIAVVFIVMLLVEIPWWKMVGLL